A stretch of Lathyrus oleraceus cultivar Zhongwan6 chromosome 6, CAAS_Psat_ZW6_1.0, whole genome shotgun sequence DNA encodes these proteins:
- the LOC127091424 gene encoding protein TONNEAU 1a, whose translation MDDYTREMMDLKTLVTRTLEKKGVLARIRAELRASVFEAIEEEDRVIEKDQALPPALLGSCNDRAKQLHASPSGRLLTALVCEYLDWAQLTHSLKVYLPECNLEKDFWKSELKEFSSKNGYDLNRNGDSPVLLDVLEGFLKFENLSQARASGRRFTTSETEPLPNSESRNTRRHSSSSVAGGLPPLGRAVPSSQASDRRGGSSGSAYRKDEYNWRYDNEELPEDVIQASNALENLQLDRKARNLTSSWRHAADETSEDDGRSDHA comes from the exons ATGGACGATTACACGAGAGAGATGATGGACCTCAAAACCCTCGTCACTCGCACTCTCGAGAAGAAAGGCGTTCTCGCTAGGATCCGA GCTGAATTAAGAGCTAGTGTCTTTGAAGCTATTGAAGAAGAAGATCGTGTCATTGAAAAGGATCAAGCTCTGCCTCCTGCATTGTTAGGTAGCTGTAACGATCGTGCTAAACAGCTTCACGCTTCTCCTTCTG GTAGACTTCTTACTGCACTGGTATGTGAATACCTTGACTGGGCACAACTCACTCACTCGCTAAAAGTTTATCTTCCAGAATGTAATTTG GAGAAAGATTTTTGGAAGTCTGAGTTGAAAGAATTTAGTAGCAAAAATGGATATGATCTTAATAGAAATGGAGACAGCCCTGTGCTCTTGGATGTGCTTGAAGGATTCTTGAAATTTGAG AACTTATCCCAAGCAAGGGCTAGTGGTAGGAGGTTCACTACTTCAGAAACTGAGCCTTTGCCAAACTCAGAATCACGGAACACACGAAGGCATTCTTCATCTTCTGTGGCTGGTGGTTTACCTCCACTAGGAAG GGCTGTTCCCTCATCTCAAGCATCTG ATAGAAGAGGAGGATCCTCCGGGTCTGCATACAGGAAGGATGAGTACAATTGGCGATATGACAATGAAGAACTTCCCGAAGATGTAATTCAAGCATCAAATGCTTTGGAAAATCTTCAATTGGACAGAAAAGCTAGGAATCTAACATCATCTTGGCG ACACGCTGCTGATGAAACCAGCGAGGACGATGGCAGGTCTGACCATGCTTAG